One Helianthus annuus cultivar XRQ/B chromosome 7, HanXRQr2.0-SUNRISE, whole genome shotgun sequence genomic region harbors:
- the LOC110944139 gene encoding uncharacterized protein LOC110944139 has translation MRILSLTTSSSGCERNWSMFEGVHTKKRNRLMASKMNDLVFVQFNSNLMEKNKKRRLRNRESLKADDDSEAKEWIVDVDDEEEEEEVEPGQTSKAVDDDTGVNEISGNRKSARISAKKSGSRQLYDEDFISDEEVDEEVEYESDGVEIIEHYGEDDEDLGNI, from the exons ATGAGGATACTTTCATTGACTACTAGTTCGTCGGGATGTGAAAGAAATTGGAGCATGTTTGAGGGG GTACATACAAAAAAGAGAAATAGACTCATGGCGAGTAAAATGAATGATCTTGTTTTTGTACAATTTAATTCTAATTTGATGgagaaaaacaagaaaagaagGTTGAGAAATCGTGAATCACTTAAAGCCGATGATGACAGTGAGGCTAAAGAATGGATTGTTGATgtagatgatgaagaagaagaagaagaagttgagccGGGGCAAACTTCAAAGGCAGTTGATGATGACACGGGTGTTAATGAAATATCAGGTAATCGAAAAAGTGCTAGGATAAGTGCTAAGAAAAGTGGATCGAGACAACTTTATGACGAAGATTTTATATCAGATGAGGAAGTAGATGAGGAGGTTGAATATGAGTCGGATGGTGTTGAAATCATTGAGCACTACGGGGAAGACGATGAGGATCTTGGAAATATTTGA